In one Oncorhynchus masou masou isolate Uvic2021 chromosome 23, UVic_Omas_1.1, whole genome shotgun sequence genomic region, the following are encoded:
- the LOC135510147 gene encoding endonuclease domain-containing 1 protein-like, whose amino-acid sequence MMGVLNHLSTLLLLSLLPPALSHVVENFSVVPQCKTFFLEGTTPNLPGILVGGTVQNQNRYKPICQLYKTIYRFATLYDTTNKIPVFSAYTFSGTGGRRQSQSWKIEPQLESIDVEEMTTQHGARVIHQAVDADYNARISSMDLDRGHFFPCSHAPDDDTMASTFTLTNAVPQERGFNRGRWKTMECRVRTALELNCKDNNNKIKAYVVTGAVPSSSNKLNNRVNIPDLMWTAFCCYNNNLNQWVAQAHWGENQKEDKGKTLKPETLEALEGKLNQIYNVGVKVFDNKCPRKFVLEDKTGRNLEAVEEVEPGKKRVREGSGEGNIKMARVSGELKDCDDEDGCDCDCDEK is encoded by the exons ATGATGGGGGTATTGAatcatctctctactctcctcctcctctctctccttcctcctgctctctctcatgTAGTGGAGAACTTCAGTGTTGTTCCACAGTGCAAGACGTTCTTCCTGGAGGGGACAACTCCAAATCTCCCAGGTATTTTGGTTGGTGGGACAGTCCAGAACCAGAACCGCTACAAGCCGATCTGCCAGTTGTACAAAACAATCTACAGGTTTGCAACTCTCTACGACACGACCAACAAGATCCCTGTGTTCTCAGCCTACACCTTCTCTGGTACTGGGGGCAGGAGACAAAGTCAGTCCTGGAAGATAGAGCCTCAG CTTGAAAGTATAGATGTAGAAGAGATGACAACCCAACATGGGGCGAGGGTCATCCATCAAGCTGTGGACGCAGACTACAATGCAAGAATAAGTAGCATGGATCTGGACAGAGGTCACTTTTTCCCATGTTCGCACGCACCTGATGATGATACCATGGCTTCCACTTTCACCCTGACAAACGCCGTTCCCCAGGAACGTGGCTTCAACCGAGGCAGATGGAAGACAATGGAGTGCAGAGTTAGAACGGCTCTTGAGCTTAACTGTAAGGATAACAACAACAAGATAAAAGCCTATGTGGTGACTGGAGCCGTGCCCAGCAGCAGCAACAAACTGAACAACAGAGTGAACATCCCAGATCTCATGTGGACAGCCTTCTGCTGTTACAACAACAACCTGAATCAGTGGGTGGCCCAAGCACACTGGGGTGAGAACCAAAAGGAGGACAAGGGGAAAACATTGAAACCGGAAACCTTGGAAGCACTCGAAGGCAAGTTGAACCAAATCTACAATGTCGGAGTCAAGGTGTTTGACAATAAATGTCCGAGAAAGTTTGTATTAGAGGACAAGACAGGGAGGAACTTAGAGGCTGTAGAAGAGGTTGAGCCGGGGAAAAAGAGGGTCAGGgaagggagtggagaggggaacataaagatggcaagagtATCAGGGGAGTTAAAGGATTGTGATGACGAGGATGGATGTGATTGTGACTGTGATGAAAAGTGA